The Actinosynnema mirum DSM 43827 genomic interval TTCGGGGGGAGCGACTTCACCTACGCCTTTCCTTCGGTCCGGACGGCTTCGACGGCGGCGCTCGGGCGGCGCAGCCTCGGCGGGTGCAACGAGGGGACCCCCCGTTCGGTGACGCCCGCGGCGTCGGTTATAGTTGTCGCGTCTCGCCGCCTTAGCTCAGTCGGCCAGAGCGGTTCACTCGTAATGAACAGGTCATCGGTTCGATTCCGATAGGCGGCTCAGCGAGAAGCACAGGCCCGGTCCGGGTTCCCCGGACCGGGCCTGTTCGCTTGTTCGGACCGGTTCACGGCCCGGCGGGAGAGCGGAGGGCGCGTGCGCCGACCTGACACGACCGACGCGGTGGTCGACGTCGCGCCGAGCCGCAGGACGGTCCGCAGGCCCCGCAGCGTGAGTGTCGTCGTCACCGCGCACGGCCTGGAGCCCACCGCGGGCGTCGTGGTCGAGGACGCGCTGCGCGGGCTGGAGGAGCTCGGGGTGCCCGGCGAGGTCGTGGTCGTGGTCGGGCGCGCCGACCGCACCGCCCAGGTCGCCCTCACCGCGGGGGCCTCGGTGGTCGAGTCGCGGCCGGGCCGGGGCGCGGCGGTCCTCGCGGGCGTGGCGGCCAGCCGGGGCGACGTGGTGTGCCTGCTCGACGGGGACGTGCGCTACTTCGGCGACCCGCCGCTGGTGCCGCTGCTGGTCGAGCCGATCCTGGGCGGCCTCGCCGACGCCTGCGTGAGCGACCTGTACTGGCGCCCGCCGCACCCCCGGCTGTGGCTGCACGGGTTCTTCGCGCCGCTGATCGGCCGGGTGTACCCGGAGCTGCTGCCCAGGGCCGGGTCGACGCCCTGGTCGGGGCAGCGGGCCGCGCTGCGCGCCCTG includes:
- a CDS encoding glycosyltransferase — its product is MRRPDTTDAVVDVAPSRRTVRRPRSVSVVVTAHGLEPTAGVVVEDALRGLEELGVPGEVVVVVGRADRTAQVALTAGASVVESRPGRGAAVLAGVAASRGDVVCLLDGDVRYFGDPPLVPLLVEPILGGLADACVSDLYWRPPHPRLWLHGFFAPLIGRVYPELLPRAGSTPWSGQRAALRALWPAELPDGATADLALLLHWNREAALLRPVLADDWTAPGRPRLEPSRADLDLVVADALAHGRIDETGAKALPDWFEAVQSGAGERWGDVVDPVDFAAAERDVLEEALRELRAHGL